In Zygosaccharomyces rouxii strain CBS732 chromosome E complete sequence, the DNA window AAATGTTCCAATTTGAACAACCAACACGAGAGTTGGCCGCCCTTTGTCGCCGTGAAGGGCTCCAGAAACCTGTCTCTAGACTACTAGCAGAATCTGGTAGGCATTCTAAGGCACCTGTATTCATCGTTGGCGTGTTCTCTGGcgatgaaaaattaggTGAGGGATTTGGATCGTCGTTGAAAGAGGGTAAGGCAAGGGCCGCTACGGAtgcattgatgaaatggtACTGTTACGAACCATTGGAAGATCAACACCCAGTGGTAGATCACGGTGCGGTTATCGTATGAACAACATAATTTAAAGAcgaaaaagaagaagaagaagaagaaggagatgGGATCTCCATGTATATATTTTGACCTTTTCATTTCGAAGTATACTTGTACATATCTTTCAACGGCTTAAGCGATGAATagttgaatttaaaaaacGAATTGCTCGGAATATAGTGCGATACCAGGACGGTAAAAGGTAGTATTGTGGAAATGGATTCTGTTAAATTACATGAGCTATTACTTCTAGAAGTCAACTACCAATATGAGAGTCGATCTGTTGGTGATACCACGAGGCCACCTTTATGTCTACTGCTTTTGGGACTACCTTTAGATGACCACGAGAAGTTTGAAATCCaaagatcaattgcaattccACTACGGCTGCAAGTGATTAACGATCAAGACGGTCAATTTGTGTATGATCTAGATCAAGTTACCAGAAGAATTAAGCTTGCCAGGGAGACGAATCCCCAATTACAACTATGTGGGATAATGGTGGTTAACGATCAAATATATGATTATGAGAAACCCATTGAGAGTTTAATGCAACATTTCGAAGGCCAAATTGAGTATTTATTTACCTATAAACCTGATTCAAATGCAGAAATGGGTCGCAAATTGAATGGATTCAGTCTTTTACCACAGAGACAACGAATTGGGTATCGATTAATACACGGTAAAGTGAACATCGAAACTCAGAAGATTGACGCCAGTATAAATTCCTCTTTACCTGAGATTTCCGATAGACAGCGTATGGACCAAGAATTGTCATTTGTTCAAAAGCTAACTCAAGAAATTGACAAAATGATTCGCTACTTGGATCTTGCCCAACCGTCAGATGCAGTGCTGAGAAAGATATCGATGCTAGTCTCACAATTGAAGAGAGGCCCTACAACTGACATTGAAGAAATGATTATGAAtaaagaaggtgaaattaaTGCGCTGCGCACCATTTGTGAACAATGGGAAATGGGGGTCGAACTGGGTGATTAGATAAGAAGTTTCCTTACACCAGTCACCACCTTCCATTTTTGCAACTCCTTATCATAAGTACAACCCAACAGTTTTTTACCCGTTACTGGACATTTCCCCTCGTTATTAGTCAAATGATCTAAGGCACAGGGATAACATGCAGCATAACCTGTCTCCAAAACGCAGGCGTTTTGGATCCTTTGATGACATATTGGGCAGTCTGTACCTGTACTTTTACCTTTACCATCAGTTTTATTATTAGTCCTAGGAATATCTTTATCGATATCGTTTAATTTTCTCTGTAACTTAGCGCCAAGATCCTGTGTAGTCCACCATTGATAGACTCTGAGCATAAATATAAAAGCTGGGAAAAATTGTGACCCCAAGTAAGCTGAAGTATTTCCCACATTAGCtaaaattctttggaatCGGCTCACTAATGCATAAAGATTTTGCCTTTGAGGTCTGTTGGCTTGACTCACACTCTTGGGTCTTGCGTCCCCTCCGCTTAACGGTAATACAGCCCTTGTATACTCAATCTTGAACaaatattccaaaaatgaaaCGGATCCAATCCTACCTGCTAGGAACAgcaatttggtgaaaagatcCAAGAGATACCAGCTTTTTTTGAACACTGGATAGACATGCGTGACGAATCTTCTAATCAAATTTCTCTTGTCATTACGTTGCTCTTGGAACGTCGACTGCGCAACCCATTTTGACTCCAACTCGTCCAATCTGTCTTTCAAATAGGGCACTATAACCTTCTGTATGAACACAACCCTCTTTTGACCCTTGGTAAATTGCAACCCAGGGGGCCAAACCTTTGTGTTATTGTTTTTTGCCTGTTTTCTCACTAGAACCTCGTTTGAACAGTTAAACCGCTGTAATCCGTAAAACCTGTCTACAAACGTCGAGTTGTACTCTTTGATATGATGCCACTCCACAATTCCTTTCAATAGCACTTGGAACCATTCTTGAAAATAGTTGTTTATCGCCAGAGTTATCTTATTGGGATGTCTTGCAATCCAGTAGTTGGTTAAGATGTACCTTACAGAAGCCGGTAGAAGAGCATCTATCTCCTGTGACGATACGATTTCAAATATGGTTGGATAGAGTGAGGACGATACCTCACTCGTTGGTAAATTCGAATAGAAACTCATTTGCCCACCGCCCTTTTTTGTAACGACGACGTACACTACTCTACTAACTACATATATGTTGCTTCGTGCAACTTAAAACtaaatcaacaacaaactTTTACTTGATAAATCTTTCAACTCATTATTAAAATAAATGATAAAACTTCCGTTTACATAAATCAATCATTATACATAAAAGTCATGAAAGAACTTACACAGAGTTAACGGCACGGAAGACCTTTAGAGCAGTGGTAATTCTAGCAGACATGgtcttttcaccttctctAACCCAGACTCTTGGGTcgaagaatttcttgtttgGCTTGTCTGGGCCTTCTGGGTTACCGACAGTGCTCATCAAGTAGTCCTTGTTCTTCAAGACGTAGTCTCTGATACCGGTCAAGTAAGCGTATTGACAGTCAGTGTCCAAGTTGACCTTGACGACACCGTTGTCGATACCAGTTTGGAACTCCTTGTCAGAGGAACCGGAACCACCGTGGAAAACCAAGTACAATGGCTTGGAGCCAGCGGCCTTACCGTCCTTTTCAGCAGCGTACTTTTGGTGGTCACCCAAGATTTGTGGGGACAACACAACGTTACCTGGCTTGTAGACACCGTGGACGTTACCGAAAGCGGCAGCGATGGAGAAGTTTGGAGAGATCTTGGATAGAGCTTCGTGGACGGCGTACACAGTTGGTGGTTGAGTGTACAAAGATTCCTTGTCAACGTGTTCGTTGTTGacaccatcttcttcaccaccgGTGATACCGATTTCCATTTCTAACCATTGACCCATAGCGGCCATTCTCTTGAAGTACTTGGCACAGGTTTCAATGTTTTCGTTGTCGGTTTCTTCAGACAAGTCCAACATGTGAGAGGAGAACAATGGTTCACCGTGTTCCTTGAAGTAAGCTTCGTCAGCTTCCAACATACCATCGAACCATGGCAACAACTTCTTAGCACAGTGGTCAGAGTGCAAAACAACTGGGATACCGTAAGCTGGAGCGATAGATCTGATGTATTGAGCAGCAGCGACAGCACCCTTGATGGAAGCGTTTTGGCCTTCGTTAGAGACACCCTTACCAGCGAAGTAAGCAGCACCACCGTTGGAGGTTTGCAAAATGATTGGGGACTTGTTGTCTCTAGCAGCTTCCAAAGAGGAAACGACAGTAGAAGAGGAAGTCACGTTGATAGCTGGGATGGCAAACTTGTGCTCCTTAGCGTAGTCAAACAAGTGACGAACGTCATCACCGACGATAACACCGGCCTTTCTCTTTAGGATAGATTCAACACCCATTATTGCAATTTTAGTCTATATGTGAGTTACTACTATTAATAGCTTGACGTTATAAGGGAAAAATATGATACAACACATAACCTCTATTCTCCTTCTTACCTGAATCCCTCGCCTCTTTATATACCAATAGGAGCAGCCGCCCACGCCCACGTATCTTTCACCCTTACCTCCTCACATTCCACTTATCACTCCGTTTTTCTAGAGGGGAGACGTGACACGCGCCGTTTACGTCAGGAGAGAGTTAGAGACAGTGGAATCCTCGGGGCTTCTCTTTCGAAGAGTGGAAGCTGTAGCAAAACAGCGAAATATTCGTTGGAAAAAAAGTGGAAGTCACGCGTATCGAAAAGAACGACGTGTCAACGGAATCGAGGTGTGTGGGCTCCGGAGTAAGGAGGGGAGAAGAATGAATGGAAGGGAAAGGAAGGACCAGGGAGCCGCGGAGACAGGGGCTCGGCGGCTATACAGGGCTGAATTGGGGAGGCGAGGGGAGGGCACCCGGAGATAGGTGCAGTCACAGCACACGACAAACCCCGGTTTCTTACCCGGCCCTGCTAGGCTGTTGAATTCAATAACATATATATAAGGGGAGAGTGAGGGAGAGGAGCCAAGGGGCCAAGATTCATCTCGAGCTGGCTTGCCTTCCCCGCAAGCTGTATAGAGATACCTTAGTTGCCCTTTGTCTGTCTAAGAGAAGCAAGAATGATAGCGGAAAGATTCAGAACCAGCGATAAGAACACCTTCGGTGAGTATACTGCCCACAGTCGTTGGCCCATCCTTGTCCAGAATGCTGTAGATGACATTGGTGAAGAGTTGAAGAATCACAGCGGGGAGTCTAAGAAGCAAGGTGAGATCATCGAAGCTCAATTGAAGGAACTGCTCGAGGAAGTCAAGAACAATTCAAAATTAAGACCTTTCACACAGCAAGAGACTGCAATTGCCGGCGTGCCCGCTAGTTTTAACGAACATTTAACCGACACGCGCAATGAGGGAGTTACGTGGTTTGATGCCGAATGGTTATTTGCCGAAATTTACATGTACCGTCGTATCAATGTTTTATTCAGGTCTCAACCACTGTGGGCTAAATTCGATATCTTCGACAGGGTTAAGCAGGCGACATTCCATTCGTCATTCCACGGTGTCGTAGAACTGGCACTGCGTTATAAAACGCTAAGTGCTCAATTACGTCAGAATGGCGGGGACAGCGAAGCGCTACAAATTCTGTTCAAGGAATTTATCGACATTTCCCTTTGGGGTAATGCGACTGATCTTTCGCTTTTGACCAATGCCACTTTAGAAGACATCAAATCTATCCAAGGTGCACAGGCCAGGAAAAATGCCGAATCCAAGATCATCGTTGATGACACCACCAAGGCATGGCAAGTTTTGCAGAAGAGCGGACCGGATGCGCGTGTAGATTTCGTTCTCGACAATTCAGGATTTGAACTGTATGCAGATCTGGTGCTTGCCGcatttttgatcaattccaaattggcCAAGCAATGCGTTTTCCACGGTAAGGATATTCCATATATGGTCAGTGATGCTCTCTACAAAGATCTGCTCGCGCTTCTAGACAATATGAAAGATACCAAGTTTTTCCCCGCAGAGGATAGCGCATCTAGAGAAGCCCTCAACGGGTTCGCTCAAgacattgaaaaatttcttgcCAATGGCCAATTGCAATTCCGTGCAAATCCATTTTGGACCACGGAACTAGATTACTGGAACATCGATCCCTCAGAAACCAAATACGGTGGTGCTGAAGTCCACAAGGATTTATCGGAGTCTGATTTGGTGATCTTCAAAGGTGACTTGAATTACAGAAAATTGACAGGTGACAGAAAATGGCCTCGCACTACAGCATGGTCAGAGGCAATTGGTCCCTTGGCCAATAACGGTATTACTCTGTTGAGTTTGAGAACTTGCAAGGCGGACGTCCAAGTCGGGTTATCACAAGGTCTTGACGAAAAATTATCGCAAGAATGGGAGAAAGACCACCCAGGCAAAGGCTCATGGTGGACCAGCAGTGGTAAGTGGGCAGTCAtatctttcaattcctcttcTCATTAATGACCGTATATACATTCATTCTATTTGATCGTTTACTTAAGAAACctaaaaaaaaacagaaaaaaagaaaaaaaagtataatttctatttcttaTCCGGTGACGGTGTGCTAcgtggtggtggtggtgccaTGAATGGCATTGGAGGCGGGAACATCGGAAAGGGCGGCATACCGAATGGAACCGGTGGCATTGGTAAcggtggtgctggtggtttCACCTGTGaatcaccattaccaccaccactaaCGTTACCGTTGGCACCCTCACCATCTGATTTACCGTCGACCTTCAACCTTTTATTTGGCGAGTCCTCTTGCTCGCCGTCGCGCTTATTAGCGCCCAGGTGGCCGCCTTTACCGTCGTCCCTCTCCTTGAGAAACTCTTGCACTTGCTTTGCCttttcttcgtcttctACAAGCGAATCTAGTAGTACACCTTCCGCATGGCAGTTCGGGCATACAAAATCACTCTCTAGCAAGGAGTCTTCAAGAGCGGTCTTGGAGAATACTGTGTTGCAACATTTACTCGTCCGTACGGGACCTCTTAGTAAACCTTCTGTCAAAGGACATTTTAGATCTGCTGgtaaatctttaaaatgACCCTTCTGCCAAGGATTATCAGTACCATTAATCAGCCTGTTTTGCTGCTTTCTCTGATAATCTTCCCACGACTGCTGGTCTGCCACTTGTACAACGAACTTACCATCATCCGTAACCATGATTTTCCTCTGTGCCATTTCCTCCGGTGACATATTCTCAGAGTCAATTTCAACACTCTTCAAAAACTTCTTG includes these proteins:
- the CSI1 gene encoding Csi1p (weakly similar to uniprot|Q04368 Saccharomyces cerevisiae YMR025W CSI1 Subunit of the Cop9 signalosome which is required for deneddylation or removal of the ubiquitin-like protein Rub1p from Cdc53p (cullin) involved in adaptation to pheromone signaling), which encodes MDSVKLHELLLLEVNYQYESRSVGDTTRPPLCLLLLGLPLDDHEKFEIQRSIAIPLRLQVINDQDGQFVYDLDQVTRRIKLARETNPQLQLCGIMVVNDQIYDYEKPIESLMQHFEGQIEYLFTYKPDSNAEMGRKLNGFSLLPQRQRIGYRLIHGKVNIETQKIDASINSSLPEISDRQRMDQELSFVQKLTQEIDKMIRYLDLAQPSDAVLRKISMLVSQLKRGPTTDIEEMIMNKEGEINALRTICEQWEMGVELGD
- the PEX12 gene encoding ubiquitin-protein ligase peroxin 12 (similar to uniprot|Q04370 Saccharomyces cerevisiae YMR026C PEX12 RING-finger peroxisomal membrane peroxin that plays an essential role in peroxisome biogenesis and peroxisomal matrix protein import forms translocation subcomplex with Pex2p and Pex10p); translation: MSFYSNLPTSEVSSSLYPTIFEIVSSQEIDALLPASVRYILTNYWIARHPNKITLAINNYFQEWFQVLLKGIVEWHHIKEYNSTFVDRFYGLQRFNCSNEVLVRKQAKNNNTKVWPPGLQFTKGQKRVVFIQKVIVPYLKDRLDELESKWVAQSTFQEQRNDKRNLIRRFVTHVYPVFKKSWYLLDLFTKLLFLAGRIGSVSFLEYLFKIEYTRAVLPLSGGDARPKSVSQANRPQRQNLYALVSRFQRILANVGNTSAYLGSQFFPAFIFMLRVYQWWTTQDLGAKLQRKLNDIDKDIPRTNNKTDGKGKSTGTDCPICHQRIQNACVLETGYAACYPCALDHLTNNEGKCPVTGKKLLGCTYDKELQKWKVVTGVRKLLI
- the FBA1 gene encoding fructose-bisphosphate aldolase FBA1 (highly similar to uniprot|P14540 Saccharomyces cerevisiae YKL060C FBA1 Fructose 1 6-bisphosphate aldolase required for glycolysis and gluconeogenesis), with the translated sequence MGVESILKRKAGVIVGDDVRHLFDYAKEHKFAIPAINVTSSSTVVSSLEAARDNKSPIILQTSNGGAAYFAGKGVSNEGQNASIKGAVAAAQYIRSIAPAYGIPVVLHSDHCAKKLLPWFDGMLEADEAYFKEHGEPLFSSHMLDLSEETDNENIETCAKYFKRMAAMGQWLEMEIGITGGEEDGVNNEHVDKESLYTQPPTVYAVHEALSKISPNFSIAAAFGNVHGVYKPGNVVLSPQILGDHQKYAAEKDGKAAGSKPLYLVFHGGSGSSDKEFQTGIDNGVVKVNLDTDCQYAYLTGIRDYVLKNKDYLMSTVGNPEGPDKPNKKFFDPRVWVREGEKTMSARITTALKVFRAVNSV
- a CDS encoding putative methyltransferase (similar to uniprot|Q04371 Saccharomyces cerevisiae YMR027W High level expression reduced Ty3 Transposition); the protein is MIAERFRTSDKNTFGEYTAHSRWPILVQNAVDDIGEELKNHSGESKKQGEIIEAQLKELLEEVKNNSKLRPFTQQETAIAGVPASFNEHLTDTRNEGVTWFDAEWLFAEIYMYRRINVLFRSQPLWAKFDIFDRVKQATFHSSFHGVVELALRYKTLSAQLRQNGGDSEALQILFKEFIDISLWGNATDLSLLTNATLEDIKSIQGAQARKNAESKIIVDDTTKAWQVLQKSGPDARVDFVLDNSGFELYADLVLAAFLINSKLAKQCVFHGKDIPYMVSDALYKDLLALLDNMKDTKFFPAEDSASREALNGFAQDIEKFLANGQLQFRANPFWTTELDYWNIDPSETKYGGAEVHKDLSESDLVIFKGDLNYRKLTGDRKWPRTTAWSEAIGPLANNGITLLSLRTCKADVQVGLSQGLDEKLSQEWEKDHPGKGSWWTSSGKWAVISFNSSSH
- the MPE1 gene encoding cleavage polyadenylation factor subunit MPE1 (similar to uniprot|P35728 Saccharomyces cerevisiae YKL059C MPE1 Essential conserved subunit of CPF (cleavage and polyadenylation factor) plays a role in 3' end formation of mRNA via the specific cleavage and polyadenylation of pre-mRNA contains a putative RNA-binding zinc knuckle motif); this translates as MSSTIFYKFRSQKDIDRILFDGTGLTVFDLKREIIQENKLGDGTDFQLRLYNPDTNEEYEDDSQVIPRSSSVIARRSPAVKAFSVHSMHRGGATAALGNATRYVTGRPRVYQKKPVSNGGSSTSAAGAVSGVTEEERIANMFANQENQWEQTQQEMSAATPVFYKSHNPNAAENEGPPPPGYMCYRCGARDHWIKNCPTNNDPNFEGKRIRRTTGIPKKFLKSVEIDSENMSPEEMAQRKIMVTDDGKFVVQVADQQSWEDYQRKQQNRLINGTDNPWQKGHFKDLPADLKCPLTEGLLRGPVRTSKCCNTVFSKTALEDSLLESDFVCPNCHAEGVLLDSLVEDEEKAKQVQEFLKERDDGKGGHLGANKRDGEQEDSPNKRLKVDGKSDGEGANGNVSGGGNGDSQVKPPAPPLPMPPVPFGMPPFPMFPPPMPFMAPPPPRSTPSPDKK